In Dolichospermum flos-aquae CCAP 1403/13F, the following proteins share a genomic window:
- a CDS encoding Uma2 family endonuclease: MMITQELECKENISQDVIFPPSDLYSDEPTVETELHLRQIILLFKCLEWLWKDRTDFYAAGNLTIYYSPNQKKSEYFRGPDFFVVLGAERKTRKSWVVWEEDGKYPNFILEILSPTTANTDREYKKELYQNTFRTPDYFWFDPYTLEFAGFHLVDGEYQPLEENQQGYLWSRQLGLYLGIYQGLLRYFTPAGELVPTPEETAEQETKKSERLAAKLRELNIDPDTI; encoded by the coding sequence ATGATGATTACTCAAGAATTAGAATGTAAAGAAAACATCTCCCAAGATGTAATATTTCCCCCAAGTGATTTATATAGTGATGAACCAACCGTGGAAACAGAACTACATCTAAGACAAATAATTCTACTTTTCAAATGTCTAGAATGGTTGTGGAAAGATAGAACCGATTTCTATGCTGCGGGAAATCTCACCATTTACTATAGTCCTAATCAGAAAAAATCTGAATATTTCCGAGGTCCAGATTTCTTTGTTGTCTTGGGAGCAGAACGCAAAACCCGGAAAAGTTGGGTTGTTTGGGAAGAAGATGGTAAATATCCTAATTTCATTTTAGAAATTCTCTCACCAACTACAGCAAATACAGATAGAGAATATAAAAAAGAACTTTATCAAAATACCTTCCGCACACCAGATTATTTTTGGTTCGACCCTTATACACTAGAATTTGCAGGTTTTCATTTAGTAGACGGAGAATATCAACCTTTAGAAGAAAATCAGCAAGGATATTTGTGGAGTCGTCAGCTAGGTTTATACTTAGGAATTTATCAAGGACTATTACGGTATTTTACACCAGCAGGAGAGTTAGTTCCCACACCTGAAGAAACCGCAGAACAGGAAACTAAAAAATCAGAACGTTTAGCAGCAAAATTGCGGGAGTTAAATATAGATCCTGATACAATTTAA
- the larB gene encoding nickel pincer cofactor biosynthesis protein LarB → MTQPENLRSLLESVANGTISPEIAFDSLKNLQYESVGEFAKIDNHRQLRTGFPEVIWGPGKTPEQIAQIMEVMRHRTSVVMATRIEPKVYSALQKKVRGIQYYEQARICAIVPPVIEVRFPGQIGILSAGTADLAVAEEAAVTAELSGFSVQRLWDVGVAGIHRLLSNRHLLESSSVLIVVAGMEGALPSVVAGLADCPVIAVPTSIGYGASFSGLAPLLTMLNSCAAGIGVVNIDNGFGAAVLAGQILRTSEKLRLTAET, encoded by the coding sequence ATGACACAACCCGAAAATTTGCGATCGCTCTTAGAATCCGTCGCCAATGGTACAATTAGCCCAGAGATAGCCTTTGACTCCCTCAAAAACTTACAATATGAATCTGTAGGTGAGTTTGCTAAAATAGACAACCATCGTCAATTAAGAACAGGTTTCCCGGAAGTAATTTGGGGACCAGGTAAAACACCGGAACAAATTGCTCAAATTATGGAAGTCATGCGCCACCGCACTTCCGTAGTTATGGCTACCCGCATTGAGCCAAAAGTATATTCTGCATTGCAAAAAAAAGTTAGAGGTATCCAATATTACGAACAAGCCCGAATTTGTGCCATTGTTCCTCCGGTGATTGAAGTCAGATTTCCTGGACAAATCGGGATTCTCTCCGCTGGGACTGCTGATTTAGCCGTCGCCGAAGAAGCCGCTGTCACTGCGGAACTTTCGGGTTTTTCTGTACAGCGTCTTTGGGATGTGGGTGTAGCCGGAATTCACCGTTTATTAAGTAACCGTCACCTGCTAGAATCATCATCAGTATTAATTGTGGTAGCGGGCATGGAAGGGGCTTTACCCAGTGTGGTAGCAGGTTTAGCAGATTGTCCAGTGATTGCTGTTCCTACTAGTATTGGTTATGGTGCAAGTTTTTCCGGTTTAGCACCTTTATTAACAATGCTCAATTCTTGCGCTGCTGGTATAGGTGTGGTCAATATAGATAATGGCTTTGGTGCAGCGGTTTTAGCGGGACAAATTTTAAGAACTTCAGAAAAATTACGCTTGACAGCAGAAACATAG
- a CDS encoding XisH family protein produces the protein MSAKDIFHEAVKKALQKEQWVITDDPLKFKFGNVKFNIDLGAEKLIAAERESEKIAIEIKSFINPSAITDFYAALGQFLSYRLALEALEPDRILYMAIPLEVYRTFFQLEFTQVALKRYQVLLVVYEPDNEVIIEWIT, from the coding sequence GTGTCTGCAAAAGATATATTTCACGAAGCAGTAAAGAAAGCTTTACAAAAAGAGCAGTGGGTGATTACAGATGATCCACTAAAATTTAAATTTGGCAACGTCAAATTCAATATAGATTTAGGTGCTGAGAAATTAATTGCGGCTGAAAGAGAAAGTGAGAAAATAGCAATAGAAATCAAAAGTTTTATTAATCCTTCCGCTATTACAGACTTTTATGCTGCTTTAGGTCAGTTTCTCAGCTATCGTCTGGCTTTAGAAGCTCTTGAACCAGATCGTATACTATATATGGCAATTCCATTGGAAGTTTATCGAACCTTTTTTCAGCTTGAGTTTACACAAGTGGCACTAAAAAGATATCAAGTGCTATTAGTAGTATATGAACCAGATAATGAGGTGATTATAGAATGGATAACATAG
- a CDS encoding serine/threonine protein kinase: MSIYPDFQAQGYEVTRELGRNREGGRITWLATNLNTGQQEVIKQFCFAQAGASWSGSEAHAREIQVLKGLNHPGIPSYLHSFETSDGFCLIQEYIHGSTLAEPRSFSPAEIKQIAVKILEILVYLQNRIPSVIHRDIKPENILVDEQINVYLIDFGFARIGSHDVAGSSVFKGTPGFIPPEQMFKPTNATDLYALGATLICLLTGIKSTKIDQLQDEDDPYLINFRHLLPQVSLRFIGWLEKMVQPKQKDRFTNAELALESLKPLDVIRVPAVDFSETVLEFKANWLGEKLTRVIIIENSIPDTLLEGKWEVGSHPQDPPHTPDNHAWISVKPRKFSGNNIRCQVEVDTSKLMADKQYKRQLIFHSNAYPASHTLTVKVQTAALPIEKIKLPYWRLIAMFFRVVMVAISTTLMIPCLTISNYVFGVVCGCITFIYCRNEAMAVGVGWGVGCAMAVGRLGMAVGWAVTVGVGWAVNVGVVMAISMVMAVTLAVDMAKEAKNLFTNILILLILSSIGLGISVGTGIIIGFNSFILLALTGTSLPALFMLVYPPLKRRKLIAKYRQSEESLIKP; encoded by the coding sequence ATGAGCATCTACCCAGATTTCCAAGCACAAGGCTATGAGGTTACTAGAGAACTAGGACGCAACCGGGAAGGTGGTAGAATTACTTGGTTAGCAACAAATCTTAACACAGGGCAACAAGAAGTAATTAAACAGTTTTGTTTTGCTCAAGCGGGTGCAAGTTGGTCCGGTTCAGAAGCCCACGCACGAGAAATACAGGTACTTAAAGGATTAAATCATCCTGGTATTCCCAGTTACTTGCATTCCTTTGAAACCTCCGATGGTTTTTGTTTAATTCAAGAGTATATTCATGGTTCTACTTTAGCAGAACCTCGCAGCTTTTCACCAGCAGAAATTAAACAAATTGCAGTTAAGATATTAGAAATTCTGGTATATTTACAAAATCGGATACCGTCGGTAATTCATCGAGATATTAAACCAGAAAACATTTTAGTAGATGAACAAATCAATGTTTATTTAATTGATTTTGGTTTTGCTCGTATTGGTAGTCATGATGTGGCTGGAAGTAGTGTATTTAAAGGAACTCCTGGTTTTATTCCCCCAGAGCAAATGTTTAAACCCACAAATGCTACAGATTTGTATGCTTTGGGTGCAACTTTGATCTGTTTACTTACAGGAATCAAGTCAACAAAAATAGATCAATTGCAAGATGAAGATGATCCTTATTTAATTAATTTTCGTCATCTTTTACCCCAGGTAAGTTTGCGGTTTATCGGTTGGTTGGAAAAGATGGTACAACCGAAACAAAAAGACCGTTTTACTAATGCAGAATTAGCTTTAGAATCACTCAAACCCCTTGATGTTATTCGTGTACCAGCAGTTGATTTTAGTGAAACAGTTTTGGAGTTTAAAGCGAATTGGTTGGGGGAAAAATTAACTAGGGTTATTATTATTGAAAATTCTATACCAGATACTTTATTAGAAGGTAAATGGGAAGTTGGATCTCATCCTCAAGACCCTCCCCATACACCAGATAATCATGCTTGGATTTCAGTTAAACCTCGTAAGTTTAGCGGGAATAATATTCGTTGTCAGGTTGAGGTGGATACGAGTAAATTAATGGCGGATAAGCAGTATAAACGTCAATTAATTTTTCATAGTAATGCTTATCCAGCTAGTCATACTTTGACGGTGAAGGTACAAACGGCGGCTTTACCCATTGAGAAGATAAAATTGCCTTATTGGCGTTTAATTGCGATGTTTTTTCGGGTTGTGATGGTAGCCATTTCCACAACTTTGATGATACCTTGTTTGACAATATCTAATTATGTATTCGGCGTGGTGTGCGGCTGTATAACGTTTATTTACTGTCGAAATGAGGCTATGGCTGTGGGTGTGGGTTGGGGTGTGGGTTGCGCTATGGCTGTGGGTCGGTTGGGTATGGCTGTGGGTTGGGCTGTGACTGTGGGTGTGGGTTGGGCTGTGAATGTGGGTGTGGTTATGGCTATAAGTATGGTTATGGCTGTGACTTTGGCTGTGGACATGGCTAAAGAGGCTAAAAACTTGTTTACTAATATACTAATACTACTCATATTGAGTAGTATAGGATTGGGAATTAGTGTGGGAACGGGAATAATAATAGGCTTTAACTCATTTATTTTGTTAGCACTCACTGGAACAAGTTTACCGGCACTTTTCATGCTGGTTTATCCACCCCTAAAAAGACGTAAATTAATTGCTAAATATCGTCAGTCAGAGGAATCTTTAATCAAGCCGTGA
- the argH gene encoding argininosuccinate lyase: MTEKQTWSQRFESALHPAIARFNASISFDIELIEYDITGSQAHAKMLAHTGIISYTEGEALFNGLEQVRQEYRQGQFQPGVDAEDVHFAVEKRLTEIVGDVGKKLHTARSRNDQVGTDTRLYLRDQIQQIRQQLRDFQTVLVDIAEKNVETLIPGYTHLQRAQPVSLAHHLLAYFQMAQRDWERLEDVCKRVNISPLGCGALAGTTFPIDRHYTANLLHFDNVYANSLDGVSDRDFAIEFLCAASIIMVHLSRLSEEVILWASEEFRFVTLKDSCATGSSIMPQKKNPDVPELVRGKTGRVFGHLQAMLVIMKGLPLAYNKDLQEDKEGIFDSVNTVKACLEAMTILLQEGLEFRHQRLATAVTEDFANATDVADYLAARGVPFREAYNIVGKVVKTSIAAGKLLKDLQLEEWQQIHPAFAADIYEAITPRQVVAARNSYGGTGFVQVRQALLNARTQISVK; encoded by the coding sequence ATGACCGAAAAACAAACTTGGAGTCAGCGGTTTGAGTCCGCGCTGCATCCGGCGATCGCTCGTTTCAATGCAAGTATCAGTTTTGACATTGAACTCATCGAATATGACATTACTGGTTCTCAAGCTCATGCCAAAATGTTGGCTCATACAGGGATAATTTCCTATACAGAAGGGGAAGCACTGTTTAACGGTTTAGAACAAGTTCGTCAAGAATATCGTCAAGGGCAATTCCAACCCGGTGTTGATGCCGAAGATGTCCATTTTGCCGTAGAAAAGCGGCTTACGGAAATTGTCGGAGATGTAGGTAAAAAACTTCACACCGCCCGTTCTCGCAATGACCAAGTAGGTACAGATACTCGATTATACCTCCGCGATCAAATTCAGCAAATTCGCCAGCAATTACGGGACTTTCAGACAGTCTTAGTTGATATAGCCGAAAAAAATGTCGAAACTCTGATTCCTGGCTATACCCACCTACAACGCGCCCAACCAGTAAGTTTAGCGCACCATTTACTGGCATACTTCCAAATGGCACAACGGGATTGGGAACGCTTGGAAGACGTTTGTAAACGAGTGAATATCTCCCCCTTGGGTTGTGGTGCTTTAGCGGGAACAACTTTTCCTATTGACCGCCACTATACAGCCAATTTATTACATTTTGACAATGTTTATGCTAACAGCTTGGACGGAGTGAGCGATCGGGACTTTGCCATAGAATTCCTCTGTGCTGCTAGTATTATCATGGTTCACCTCAGCCGTCTGTCCGAAGAAGTGATTCTGTGGGCATCAGAAGAATTTCGCTTCGTCACCCTCAAAGATAGCTGTGCCACAGGTTCTAGCATTATGCCCCAAAAGAAAAACCCCGACGTACCCGAATTAGTGCGCGGCAAAACCGGGCGAGTATTTGGTCATCTGCAAGCCATGTTAGTAATTATGAAGGGTTTACCCCTGGCTTATAACAAAGACCTCCAAGAAGACAAAGAAGGCATATTTGACAGCGTGAACACAGTCAAAGCCTGTTTAGAAGCAATGACAATTTTACTGCAAGAAGGTTTAGAATTTCGTCATCAGCGATTAGCAACAGCAGTTACAGAAGACTTTGCTAACGCTACCGATGTCGCAGATTATCTTGCAGCGCGGGGTGTACCCTTCCGCGAAGCTTATAACATTGTGGGCAAGGTCGTCAAAACCAGTATTGCCGCTGGTAAACTACTCAAAGATTTGCAGCTAGAAGAATGGCAACAAATCCATCCCGCATTTGCTGCTGATATTTATGAAGCCATAACCCCACGTCAAGTAGTTGCAGCCCGCAACAGCTACGGAGGCACAGGCTTTGTCCAAGTTAGACAAGCTCTTCTCAACGCCCGGACTCAAATCAGTGTGAAATAA
- a CDS encoding XisI protein codes for MDNIAKYRKYIQTLLTDYAKDDICTDEVDVELIFDTERDHYQWMNVGWEHLNRVYMTVIHFDIKNGKIWLQQNLTEENPAEDLVKMGVPREDIVLGLHPPYKRPYTDYGVA; via the coding sequence ATGGATAACATAGCCAAATATCGAAAATATATTCAAACCTTACTAACAGATTATGCCAAAGATGATATTTGCACAGACGAAGTAGATGTGGAACTCATCTTTGATACAGAACGCGACCATTATCAGTGGATGAATGTTGGTTGGGAACATTTAAATCGCGTTTATATGACGGTGATTCACTTCGATATTAAAAACGGTAAAATTTGGTTACAACAGAATTTAACAGAAGAAAATCCCGCTGAAGATTTAGTAAAAATGGGTGTTCCCAGAGAAGATATCGTGTTGGGTTTACATCCTCCTTATAAACGTCCATATACAGATTATGGAGTGGCTTAA
- a CDS encoding BrnA antitoxin family protein — protein MNEKNLNNISRTNWQALDSMSDENIDYSDIPPLTDEFFEKATLQIPAAQAKNVIQLEPDIIAWFKTQNKDYQTAINQLLRRHIESSSNQKSA, from the coding sequence ATGAACGAAAAAAATTTGAACAATATCTCACGGACTAATTGGCAAGCATTAGATTCAATGTCAGACGAAAACATTGACTATTCAGATATTCCACCATTAACTGATGAGTTTTTTGAAAAAGCAACTTTGCAAATTCCCGCAGCACAAGCCAAAAATGTTATTCAATTAGAACCTGATATCATAGCTTGGTTTAAAACCCAAAATAAAGACTATCAAACAGCTATTAATCAACTTTTACGTCGTCATATCGAAAGTAGTAGTAATCAAAAATCTGCTTAG
- a CDS encoding polyribonucleotide nucleotidyltransferase has product MAEFEKSISFDGRDIRLTVGLLAPQAGGSVLIQSGDTTVLVTATRSAAREGIDFLPLTVDYEERLYAAGRIPGGIMRREGRPPEKSILTSRLIDRPLRPLFPSWLRDDLQVMAITMSMDEQVPPDVLAVTGASIATLIAQIPFNGPMAAVRVGLVGDDFIINPTYAEIAAGDLDLVVAGSPDGVIMVEAGANQLPERDIIEAIDFGYEAVRDLIQAQLDLLDELGLKLVQEAPPEPDQTLENYIRDRASNEIKKILAQFELTKTDRDIALDAVEDSIADEIKALPEEDPIRIAATANSKALGNTFKSITKYFMRRQIVEDNVRVDGRKLDEVRPISCRVGIIPKRVHGSGLFNRGLTQVLSMCTLGTPGDAQNLNDDLQLEQTKRYLHHYNFPPFSVGETKPLRAPGRREIGHGALAERALLPVLPSKEKFPYVIRVVSEVLSSNGSTSMGSVCGSSLSLMDAGVPITKPVSGAAMGLIKEGDEVRILTDIQGIEDFLGDMDFKVAGTDTGITALQMDMKISGLSLEVIAQAVNQAKPARLHILEKMLQTIDTHREETSPFAPRLLTIKIDPDMIGLVIGPGGKTIKGITEETGAKIDIQDDGTVTISAVDENRAKRARNIVQGMTRKLHEGDVYIGRVTRVIPIGAFVEFLPGKEGMIHISQLADYRVGKVEDEVAVGDEVIVKVREIDNKGRINLTRLGIHPDQAAAAREAAAVNH; this is encoded by the coding sequence ATGGCAGAATTTGAAAAGTCAATATCCTTTGATGGACGGGATATTCGACTGACGGTTGGCCTACTAGCCCCCCAAGCAGGTGGGTCGGTTTTGATACAATCAGGAGATACAACTGTTTTAGTAACGGCTACAAGGTCAGCAGCGCGGGAAGGCATTGATTTTTTGCCACTGACCGTAGATTACGAAGAAAGATTGTACGCAGCGGGAAGAATTCCTGGGGGAATTATGCGCCGAGAAGGTCGTCCACCGGAAAAGTCAATTCTTACCAGTCGGCTGATTGACCGTCCACTCCGTCCTTTATTCCCTTCATGGTTGCGGGATGACTTGCAAGTTATGGCAATAACTATGTCAATGGATGAGCAAGTCCCTCCTGATGTGTTAGCAGTAACAGGTGCTTCAATTGCTACCCTCATTGCCCAAATTCCTTTTAATGGACCCATGGCCGCAGTGCGAGTAGGCTTAGTGGGGGATGATTTTATTATTAACCCTACCTATGCAGAAATTGCAGCGGGAGATTTGGATTTAGTCGTCGCCGGTTCACCAGATGGGGTAATCATGGTGGAAGCGGGTGCAAATCAATTGCCAGAGCGAGATATTATTGAAGCGATTGATTTTGGCTACGAAGCAGTTCGGGATTTAATTCAGGCCCAGTTAGATTTACTGGATGAACTAGGTCTCAAACTGGTGCAAGAAGCACCACCAGAACCAGATCAGACATTAGAAAACTATATCCGCGATCGCGCTAGTAATGAGATTAAAAAAATCTTAGCGCAATTTGAGTTAACTAAAACTGATCGTGATATTGCTTTGGACGCAGTTGAAGATAGTATTGCTGATGAGATCAAAGCTTTACCAGAAGAAGACCCCATTCGCATTGCTGCTACAGCAAACTCTAAAGCTCTTGGCAATACATTCAAAAGTATTACTAAATACTTCATGCGCCGTCAAATTGTCGAAGATAATGTCCGCGTAGATGGTCGCAAACTTGATGAAGTCCGCCCTATATCTTGTCGAGTTGGTATAATACCCAAACGAGTTCATGGTAGCGGTTTATTCAATCGGGGACTGACTCAGGTACTATCAATGTGTACCCTTGGGACTCCCGGAGATGCCCAAAACCTCAACGATGACTTGCAACTAGAACAAACCAAACGTTACCTGCATCACTATAACTTCCCTCCCTTCTCCGTCGGCGAAACCAAACCATTACGCGCCCCTGGGAGACGAGAAATCGGACATGGTGCATTAGCAGAACGGGCATTGTTACCTGTACTACCATCCAAGGAAAAATTTCCCTACGTAATTCGCGTAGTATCGGAAGTTCTTTCTTCCAATGGTTCGACTTCAATGGGTTCAGTTTGTGGTTCTAGCCTATCCCTCATGGATGCCGGTGTACCAATTACTAAACCTGTGAGTGGTGCGGCAATGGGCTTGATTAAGGAAGGGGACGAAGTGCGAATCCTTACCGACATTCAAGGCATTGAAGACTTTTTAGGTGATATGGACTTCAAAGTTGCCGGTACAGATACTGGGATTACCGCTTTGCAAATGGATATGAAAATATCTGGTTTGTCTTTAGAAGTAATTGCCCAAGCTGTCAACCAAGCCAAACCTGCCCGGTTACATATTCTGGAAAAAATGCTCCAGACTATTGACACACACAGGGAAGAAACTTCACCCTTTGCCCCACGTCTGTTGACCATCAAGATTGATCCTGACATGATTGGTCTAGTCATTGGACCTGGAGGGAAAACCATCAAGGGGATCACTGAAGAAACTGGTGCAAAAATTGACATCCAAGATGATGGTACTGTCACCATTTCCGCAGTTGATGAAAACCGGGCGAAGAGAGCGCGGAACATCGTTCAAGGCATGACCCGTAAACTCCATGAAGGGGATGTTTACATCGGTCGTGTGACACGAGTTATACCCATTGGTGCTTTTGTGGAATTTTTGCCCGGTAAAGAAGGCATGATTCACATTTCTCAGCTTGCTGACTATCGAGTTGGCAAGGTTGAAGATGAAGTAGCTGTTGGTGATGAGGTGATTGTCAAAGTGCGAGAAATTGACAATAAGGGACGAATTAACCTCACACGCTTGGGTATTCACCCAGATCAAGCAGCAGCAGCACGGGAAGCAGCAGCGGTAAACCATTAA
- a CDS encoding BrnT family toxin, whose protein sequence is MQFEWDEAKNLENIRKHQIDFEDVYKIFESPMLIEEDERFDYGEERWFGIGFLGNGVAVVVWTEKQGNVIRIISARKANRYERKKFEQYLTD, encoded by the coding sequence ATGCAGTTTGAGTGGGACGAAGCGAAAAATTTAGAAAATATCCGTAAACATCAGATTGACTTTGAAGATGTTTATAAAATCTTTGAAAGTCCAATGCTGATTGAGGAAGATGAACGTTTTGACTATGGTGAGGAAAGATGGTTTGGTATTGGTTTTTTAGGAAATGGAGTCGCTGTAGTTGTTTGGACAGAAAAACAAGGCAATGTAATTAGAATTATTTCAGCACGAAAGGCAAATCGTTATGAACGAAAAAAATTTGAACAATATCTCACGGACTAA